A window of the Tenebrio molitor chromosome 1, icTenMoli1.1, whole genome shotgun sequence genome harbors these coding sequences:
- the nop5 gene encoding nucleolar protein 58, which yields MLILFETPAGYALFKLLDESKLKEIDNLYHEFNSPESAGRIVKLKHFAKFEDTTEALAATTAAVEGKVSKSLKKVLKKYVDKEVQDKLLVADAKLGSAIKDKLSLQCLSNTAVQELMRCIRSQLDSLITGLPKKEMTAMALGLAHSLSRYKLKFSPDKIDTMIVQAVSLLDDLDKELNNYVMRCREWYGWHFPELGKIITDNVAFVKTVKLIGTRDNTGSSDLSDILPEEIEEKVKEAAEISMGTEISDNDILNIQNLCDQVIEISAYRVQLYDYLKARMMAMAPNLTVLVGDLVGARLISHAGSLINLAKHPASTVQILGAEKALFRALKTKKDTPKYGLIYHAQLIGQSSTKNKGKMSRMLAAKASLATRVDALGEDGNFTLGAEHRAKLEARLRILEEGNLRRISGTAKAKAKFEKYQGGNEVKQYPAAADSTLPSTSKRKRSESEVKEEDTAQETPKQKKKKMKKEEANVSVVEAREEIAAENGEGSEVVQKKKKKKKNKEKQEEEVTVEAEMDVSQEAEVGSEKKKKKKKKHAKKVEELD from the exons atgttgatTTTGTTTGAAACCCCGGCGGGTTACGCTTTATTTAAG CTCTTGGACGAAAGTAAATTAAAGGAGATCGACAACTTATACCACGAATTTAACTCACCGGAATCCGCAGGGAGAAT tgtgaagttaaaacattttgcaaaatttgagGATACAACGGAGGCTTTGGCCGCAACGACTGCTGCGGTAGAAggaaaagtttcaaaaagcctgaaaaaagttttgaagAAATATGTTGACAAGGAAGTGCAGGACAAGCTTCTCGTGGCAGATGCGAAATTAGGATCTGCAATTAAAGATAAGCTTAGTTTGCAATGTCTTTCGAATACTGCAGTGCAAGAGTTGATGAGGTGTATTCGGTCTCAACTGGACAGCCTCATCACGGGGTTACCTAAAAAAGAAATGACTGCGATGGCCTTAGGTTTGGCTCATTCATTATCTCGTTATAAACTGAAATTTTCACCAGACAAAATTGATACAATGATAGTGCAAGCTGTGTCATTATTAGATGACCTTGACAAGGAActtaataattatgtaatgaGATGTCGTGAGTGGTACGGTTGGCACTTTCCTGAACTGGGTAAAATCATAACTGACAATGTTGCATTTGTGAAGACTGTAAAACTGATAGGGACGCGTGATAATACAGGTAGTTCAGATTTATCAGACATTCTTCCTGAAGAAATTGAAGAGAAAGTTAAAGAAGCAGCGGAAATTTCAATGGGTACCGAAATATCTGACaatgatattttaaatatacaaaatCTGTGTGATCAAGTTATCGAAATTTCAGCTTACCGCGTGCAATTGTATGACTATCTCAAAGCGCGCATGATGGCTATGGCACCAAATTTAACCGTTTTGGTCGGAGATTTAGTTGGCGCTCGATTAATTTCCCATGCTGGTTCTCTGATTAATTTGGCCAAACATCCTGCGTCAACGGTACAAATTTTAGGCGCGGAAAAAGCGTTATTTAGAGctttaaaaacgaaaaaagaCACTCCAAAATACGGCCTGATATATCACGCTCAACTAATAGGACAAAGTAGCACGAAAAATAAGGGTAAAATGTCTCGAATGTTAGCTGCCAAGGCATCATTAGCAACGCGCGTTGACGCGTTAGGTGAAGACGGCAACTTCACGTTAGGAGCCGAACACAGAGCCAAGTTGGAAGCGCGGCTTAGAATATTGGAAGAAGGCAACTTAAGGAGGATAAGTGGCACCGCAAAAGCCAAAGCTAAATTTGAAAAGTACCAAGGGGGCAATGAAGTGAAGCAATATCCGGCCGCTGCAGATTCAACATTACCGTCAACTTCAAAAAGGAAGAGGTCCGAGTCGGAGGTCAAAGAAGAAGATACGGCTCAAGAAACACCTaaacagaagaagaagaagatgaAGAAGGAGGAAGCTAACGTCAGCGTAGTAGAAGCGAGAGAAGAAATAGCTGCAGAGAATGGTGAAGGAAGTGAGGTGgtacagaagaagaaaaagaaaaagaaaaacaaggaGAAACAAGAGGAAGAAGTTACGGTGGAAGCAGAAATGGATGTCAGTCAAGAGGCAGAAGTTGGTTctgagaagaaaaaaaagaagaaaaagaaacacGCGAAAAAAGTGGAAGAGCTAgattaa
- the barr gene encoding condensin complex subunit 2, with protein sequence MEVSTPFRQNLRRRSLLNVSAVSSPLRKSTVGGADVSLLEPADDEKERTNRRSMVAMQRRLTNITSSSMSPLVDSNPIIDESQIKDHLRICTKLYTENRISAKNAWQLHVIDVMRKIASTDNANVLQVAGSSLDIGAKVYGLRVDDVHAKGLQLASSMAKSNEKQINEENEEDGNTSLDQQQRKRSAKKKTKKLAADKRNVVIKEEKNLYGSIKHVESVVFSTKENIDVSATDNLFTHKLPTNPASHQFMLLSGDKYWTNSPDQVLQDVDQVLDIELPQATHFNLCLSFKEFEIGKWDPEEEEKLLAETPGLPEVVLDDNGLPIPELDGSIHDIFEDNDVAEDPVSDVEEHQEVFQAQIHGEIAHIVDAVPEENRIETDYGYNVLVKTTSGKYIDKIWAGPSHWKVKFNRRSAARFSGSCIQQVVKHTRKVRVQQKVDFSQLVDDIHENVGKYVVKRAPPTTTLEKITLPVPDLSFQNFHKQTDELLIKPGARRPKLNSIRPELGNDKYEVQVYNYDNPNDSQYCSQNNSFVDNEPDQNSFQDDEGPPISQQMFMDEHLVNAPETVSATHIPYAMQAKKMDMKKLKNAVWKCVTMEEQEGKKCSKIRPIKFSTLYQDLPQYISTDMKKELTSPLALVALLHLCNENNLELRQDQNYKDFTVLKAVNE encoded by the exons ATGGAAGTGTCAACTCCATTTAGACAAAATCTTCGAAGACGTTCCTTACTGAACGTTTCGGCTGTTTCGTCACCGCTTCGAAAAAGCACAGTTGGTGGAGCAGATGTTTCGTTACTG GAACCAGCagatgatgaaaaagaaagaaCTAATAGACGAAGCATGGTGGCAATGCAAAGGAGGTTGACAAATATTACATCTTCAAGCATGTCACCACTTGTTGATTCCAATCCCATTATTGATGAGAGCCAGATTAAGGACCATTTACGAATTTGCACTAAACTTTATACTGAAAAT AGAATATCAGCAAAAAATGCTTGGCAGTTGCACGTTATTGATGTTATGAGGAAAATTGCATCAACTGACAATGCTAATGTATTACAAGTTGCTGGGTCATCACTAGATATAGGTGCCAAAGTGTATGGCTTACGGGTAGATGATGTTCATGCAAAAGGCTTACAATTGGCCAGTTCAATGGCAAAAAGTAATGAGAAGCAgataaatgaagaaaatg AAGAGGATGGGAACACATCTCTAGATCAACAACAAAGAAAGAGAAGTGCaaagaaaaagacaaaaaagcTGGCAGCTGATAAAAGGAATGTTGTTATCAAAGAAGAAAAGAATTTATATGGGTCAATTAAACATGTAGAATCAGTTGTTTTTTCAACCAAAGAAAATATTGACGTCAGCGCCACAGACAATTTGTTTACTCACAAACTTCCCACAAATCCAGCAAGTCATCAATTTATGTTATT GAGTGGAGACAAATATTGGACCAATAGCCCAGATCAGGTTTTGCAAGATGTAGATCAAGTTTTAGACATTGAACTACCTCAAGCGACGCATTTTAATTTGTGTCTGTCTTTTAAGGAGTTTGAAATAGGCAAATGGGAtccagaagaagaagaaaaatt ACTGGCAGAGACGCCGGGTTTACCCGAAGTTGTTTTGGACGATAACGGTCTCCCAATTCCCGAACTAGATGGTTCAATTCACGATATTTTCGAAGACAATGATGTCGCCGAAGATCCGGTCAGCGACGTTGAAGAACACCAAGAAGTATTTCAAGCTCAAATTCACGGCGAAATTGCTCACATAGTCGATGCCGTGCCAGAAGAAAATCGTATTGAAACCGATTACGGTTACAACGTACTCGTTAAAACAACGTCTGGAAAATATATTGATAAGATCTGGGCAGGACCTAGCCACTggaaagtaaaatttaataggCGGTCAGCGGCTAGGTTTTCGGGAAGTTGTATCCAGCAAGTGGTCAAGCATACCAGAAAGGTCAGAGTCCAGCAAAAAGTGGACTTTTCTCAGTTAGTAGACGACATACATGAAAATGTGGGGAAATATGTTGTCAAGCGAGCGCCACCTACTACCACCCTGGAAAA GATTACACTGCCCGTACCCGACttatcatttcaaaattttcacaagCAGACCGACGAACTGTTGATAAAACCGGGAGCGCGACGTCCCAAACTGAATTCAATTCGGCCGGAACTGGGCAACGACAAATACGAAGTACAAGTTTACAATTATGACAATCCTAACGATTCACAATACTGTTCTCAAAATAAT agtTTCGTGGACAATGAGCCAGACCAAAATTCTTTCCAAGACGACGAGGGTCCGCCAATCTCCCAACAAATGTTCATGGATGAACATCTCGTTAACGCTCCCGAAACGGTTTCAGCTACTCATATTCCGTACGCCATGCAAGCGAAGAAAATGGAcatgaaaaagttaaaaaacgcCGTTTGGAAATGTGTAACTATGGAAGAGCAAGAG GGTAAAAAATGCAGCAAAATAAGAcctataaaattttcaacgtTGTATCAAGACTTGCCGCAATACATCAGTACCGATATGAAAAAGGAACTGACGAGTCCACTAGCTCTTGTGGCATTATTGCATCTGtgtaatgaaaataatttggaaTTGCGGCAGGATCAAAACTACAAAGATTTTACTGTTTTGAAAGCTGTTAATGAATGa
- the Swt1 gene encoding transcriptional protein SWT1 produces MSDNRKILSAKRRHERNKFPSSAGSFINKREDNNFKKGVKRSAFSNDTPKKNIANDRMKRLRTSLNEEVRNSSSESSKVVASSSTTNPQINKSVKYLNYGRKRAQAAQSQCVSTKVFRKEIDSSRNNVQSSGYVFKEEFIHKSNHFTTVTENPFPVSNLSIPENSADANEDMEWSTVDNSEEIVSNTCTSPSSSLMTFNRNSCDKLTSDLFIVVDTNIFLSQMQLIRDIISMTITGSNKPIIFIPWIVIEELDFIKEDSSKKSLKFKARDAIKYIEKTLCEKHPRIRGQTLNEANEQNDVGKSQDNKIIATCIQVVEKHKHMILLTNDVNMRNKAHINNIPVCSHTDIMTKILLMLNNEKAQIILEKMTTLCSIIIRKCAKNAYGDACTKMPICQSIPKSLEECMVIFTKYWFPVFQEILMKQFKKSVDDLSAFMARNKTIRDDSPELNELLRLCIRVCLFLKDVTDCKDTIESTISDLNNIKVS; encoded by the exons atgtcGGATAATCGAAAAATCTTGAGTGCTAAGCGAAGGCATGAAAGAAACAAATTTCCAAGCAGTGCAGGGAGCTTCATAAATAAACGAGaagacaataattttaaaaagggtGTTAAACGTTCAGCCTTTTCCAATGACACACCTAAAAAGAATATTGCTAATGACAGGATGAAAAGACTTCGTACTAGTTTAAATGAAGAGGTTCGCAATAGTTCTAGTGAATCAAGCAAAGTAGTTGCATCTTCATCAACTACAAATCCTCAAATTAACAAAtcagtaaaatatttaaattatggAAGAAAAAGAGCTCAAGCAGCGCAGTCACAATGTGTATCAACAAAAGTATTTAGAAAAGAAATAGATTCTAGTAGAAATAATGTCCAATCTAGTGGTTATGtttttaaagaagaatttaTCCACAAAAGTAACCACTTTACTACAGTTACAGAGAATCCTTTTCCGGTATCTAATTTATCTATACCAGAAAATTCAGCTGATGCTAATGAAGACATGGAATGGTCTact GTTGATAATTCTGAAGAAATTGTATCTAACACTTGTACAAGTCCATCAAGTTCACTAATGACCTTTAATAGAAATTCTTGTGATAagttgacatctgatttgtTTATTGTAGTAGATACAAATATCTTTTTATCGCAAATGCAGTTAATTAGAGATATTATTTCAATGACTATTACAG ggTCTAATAAGCCAATTATATTTATTCCATGGATTGTAATTGAAGAATTAGATTTTATAAAAGAAGATTCAAGTAAAAAAAGTCTTAAATTCAAAGCTCGTGATGCCATTAAGTACATTGAAAAAACTCTTTGTGAGAAACATCCTCGTATAAGGG GTCAAACACTAAATGAGGCAAATGAACAAAATGATGTTGGAAAAAGtcaagataataaaataatagcaACTTGCATTCAAGTTgtagaaaaacataaacatATG ATTCTTCTTACAAATGATGTAAACATGAGAAATAAGGCTCACATCAACAACATTCCTGTTTGTTCACATACTGACATAATGACAAAGATATTattaatgttaaataatgaaaaggctcaaattattttagaaaaaatgacTACTTTGTGTAGCATTATCATTCGTAAGTGTGCTAAAAATGCATATGGGGATGCATGTACCAAGATGCCAATATGTCAGTCTATACCAAAGTCACTAGAAGAATGTATGGTAATATTTACGAAATACTGGTTTCCTGTGTTCCAGGAAATTCTAATGaaacagtttaaaaaatcagttGATGATTTATCTGCATTCATGGCTAGAAACAAAA CTATTAGAGATGACTCACCTGAATTGAACGAGCTCTTAAGACTTTGTATCAGAGtttgcttatttttaaaagatgtaACAGATTGCAAAGACACTATTGAAAGTACCATTAGTGACTTAAACAACATTAAAGTGTCATAA
- the Syx7 gene encoding syntaxin-7 yields MESFSYQNGGQNREQDFQKLSQTIGTSIQKISQNVSSMQRMVNQIGTHQDSPELRKQLHSIQHYTQQLVKDTNGYIKDLNAITPSLSQSEQRQRKMQRERLQDEFTATLSMFQTAQRSTAQKEKEQVNKAKAQAYGEPFLSSYKKDEQLIELQDSSAAKQQVQMQEESELRALQEQEQSIRQLESDINDVNQIFKELGALVHEQGEVIDSIESNVERTNDFVSQGGQQLREASTYKNKLRRKKLILGIVGAVILIIIIIIIIWKTS; encoded by the exons atgGAGAGTTTCTCGTATCAAAACGGTGGACAGAATAGGGAGCAGGATTTTCAAAAGCTGTCTCAAACTATTGGAACTAGCATACAAAAAATCTCCCAAAATG TTTCCTCAATGCAGCGAATGGTTAACCAAATAGGAACTCATCAAGATTCACCTGAGTTAAGAAAACAGCT ccACTCTATTCAACATTATACTCAACAACTGGTTAAAGATACAAATGGTTACATCAAAGATCTTAATGCTATTACTCCGTCCTTATCGCAGTCAGAACAGAGACAACGCAAAATGCAAAGGGAGCGTTTACAAGATGAATTTACTGCAACTTTGAGCATGTTCCAAACTGCCCAGAGAAGTACAGCacagaaagaaaaagaacaagTCAATAAAGCTAAAGCCCAAGCTTATGGAGAACCATTCCTTA gCAGTTATAAAAAAGATGAACAGTTAATTGAATTGCAAGATAGCAGTGCGGCAAAACAACAAGTTCAGATGCAAGAAGAATCTGAGCTGAGGGCCCTCCAAGAACAAGAACAATCTATCAGACAGTTGGAA AGTGATATAAATGATGTCAatcaaatttttaaagaaCTTGGGGCCCTGGTTCATGAACAGGGTGAGGTAATCGACAGTATTGAATCAAACGTTGAAAGAACCAATGATTTTGTAAGTCAAGGTGGACAACAACTAAGAGAGGCCAGTacttataaaaataaacttagAAGAAAGAAACTGATCTTAGGTATTGTGGGTGCTgttatattaataattatcataattataataatttggaAAACTTCGTAA
- the Nulp1 gene encoding ribosome quality control complex subunit TCF25, with protein MSSRVLRKLQGDKDIVDDISDTETDIPVSGGARRKQLNINRYDLLNQQSHSESEVKEDDNETEAAKSCEGDPNHEAVKRKKKKKKKKSGKHVNTQRSSEDNADIDEVERSVREVNRLLGENHVPKVSSTPPINTKHDKGVHSKNILSVQHKHLNPNNELKRIFGSKIIQAEHKRKNRGRGHVKTTWLVNSKDTWPQVGKSGLSMNLLENKQGVQYFTYEHSQSYRQIQNRFLESVESLNPDNIVAIINDQPYHIDALIQLSDLCKLSEDLAMAAELIERALYCLEYAFHPLFNVAQGNCRLDYRRQENRALYITLFKHLTFVGGRACCRTSLEFCKLLLSLDPEGDPLAIKLAIDFYALRAREYTWLIDFYDEWETTKNLSQLPNFAFSTAVAHFYTSSGDTAKADGFLQDALLMFPGVLMPLLEKCSVQIDNRVVTHKFFSSANEHKQTAALTQLIQLYVSRCYHVWKDSDLMHWLEKNVHVVLDRVDKNDPIAKDYEMKRSKRYQGPLPRSIARHILLSDIKDLTPITDDFSGPVLGFDPLPPKDSINIYTKPKRPTVATNSSIPLGIFFRSILPNFDPNQIPQNLLEPGRDEDGAVALPVYENNANNEGGDLRRSVASLVGAMRDLLNNIRPPEMEVPNDADVDEDYDDLT; from the exons ATGTCTTCTCGTGTATTAAGAAAACTACAAGGAGACAAAGACATTGTGGATGATATCTCAGATACGGAAACGGACATTCCTGTCAGTGGGGGTGCTCGAAGAAAACAGCTCAATATTAATCGCTACGATTTG CTGAATCAGCAGTCACATTCTGAAAGTGAAGTGAAAGAAGATGATAATGAAACAGAAGCTGCAAAATCATGTGAAGGAGATCCTAATCATGAGGCTGTTAAAcgtaaaaagaagaaaaagaagaaaaaatctggaaaacaTGTAAATACACAACGAAGCAGTGAAGACAATGCTGAT ATCGATGAAGTGGAAAGATCAGTTCGTGAAGTAAACAGACTTTTGGGTGAAAACCATGTTCCCAAAGTATCTTCAACTCCACCAATTAACACCAAGCATGATAAGGGTGTAcacagtaaaaatattttatcagtGCAACATAAACACTTGAACCCAAATAACGAATTGAAGAGGATATTTGGTTCTAAAATCATTCAGGCTGAACA caaaagaaaaaatagggGTAGAGGTCACGTGAAGACGACCTGGTTAGTAAATAGTAAAGATACATGGCCTCAAGTAGGCAAATCAGGTCTTTCCATGAACCTccttgaaaacaaacaaggaGTACAGTATTTTACATATGAACACAGTCAAAGTTACCGGCAAATTCAAAATAGATTCCTTGAATCTGTTGAAAGTCTCAATCCTGACAACATTGTTGCAATTATTAATGACCAGCCTTACCATATTGACGCCCTTATACAGTTATCAGATCTTTGTAAATTAAGTGAAGATTTGGCAATGGCAGCAGAATTAATAGAAAGAGCATTGTACTGTTTGGAGTATGCTTTTCACCCGCTTTTTAACGTCGCGCAAGGAAATTGTAGGTTGGATTATAGAAGACAAGAGAATAG agCTTTATACATTACATTATTCAAACACCTGACGTTCGTTGGAGGACGTGCTTGTTGTCGAACTTCATTAGAGTTTTGTAAGCTTCTTCTCTCTCTGGATCCAGAAGGCGATCCGCTTGCAATTAAATTAGCCATCGATTTTTATGCCTTACGTGCCAGAGAATACACTTGGTTGATAGATTTCTACGATGAATGGGAaaccacaaaaaatttatcGCAGTTGCCCAACTTTGCTTTTTCAACAGCTGTTGCTCACTTTTACACATCAAGCGGTGATACAGCGAAAGCTGACGGCTTCCTTCAAGACGCTTTACTAATGTTTCCTGGTGTACTCATGCCTTTATTAGAAAAATGCTCAGTGCAAATAGACAACAGGGTAGTGACACACAAGTTCTTTTCTTCAGCTAACGAACACAA acaAACAGCAGCTTTAACGCAACTGATCCAATTATATGTAAGTAGATGTTACCACGTATGGAAAGATAGCGATTTAATGCATTGgcttgaaaaaaatgttcatgTGGTTTTGGACAGAGTTGACAAGAACGATCCGATAGCCAAGGATTACGAAATGAAAAGATCCAAAAGGTATCAAGGACCTCTTCCTAGGAGTATAGCTAGACACATTTTACTCTCTGACATCAAGGACTTAACACCAATCACTGAT GACTTCAGTGGGCCTGTTTTGGGCTTTGATCCGTTGCCACCAAAAGATTCTATCAACATTTACACCAAACCAAAACGACCAACGGTTGCGACTAACAGTTCCATTCCTTTAGGCATTTTCTTTAGATCAATTTTGCCCAATTTTGATCCTAATCAAATTCCACAAAATTTACTGGAGCC AGGTAGAGACGAAGATGGAGCTGTAGCGTTGCCAGTTTATGAGAACAACGCAAATAACGAAGGTGGCGATTTGAGAAGAAGTGTTGCGTCTTTGGTAGGCGCAATGAGAGATTTACTGAACAACATTAGACCGCCAGAGATGGAAGTACCTAACGACGCAGATGTGGATGAAGATTATGATGACCTCACTTAA